A window of Chitinophagales bacterium contains these coding sequences:
- a CDS encoding fumarylacetoacetate hydrolase family protein, which yields MRIYKTRAGIVLQSNNQFFLDKKNSWDELVNDDAAYQKTQALVKTLPPVEVSVLQDILPPIGSQQEVWACGVTYYRSMVGRQEESQAAGGADFYGKVYEAERPECFFKASAFRVKGPHEEVRIRKDSTWDVPEPELTLVVTSSGKIIGYTIGNDMSSRSIEGENPLYLPQAKTYDGSAAVGPCILLTEDPLPTDTTISMSISRNGEEVFNGQIGIEKMKRTPAELVSYIYRETSFPHGCLVMTGTGIVPDHPFTLQSGDVVAISIEGIGELVNTVE from the coding sequence ATGCGGATATACAAAACCCGGGCAGGCATTGTCCTCCAATCCAACAATCAATTTTTTCTGGATAAAAAAAATAGCTGGGACGAACTGGTCAATGATGATGCGGCCTACCAAAAAACGCAGGCATTGGTAAAAACCTTACCGCCGGTAGAAGTATCCGTATTGCAGGATATCCTTCCGCCTATTGGGAGTCAGCAGGAAGTATGGGCCTGTGGAGTAACTTACTACAGGAGCATGGTCGGGCGACAGGAAGAAAGCCAGGCCGCTGGCGGGGCTGATTTTTATGGAAAGGTCTATGAAGCCGAACGCCCGGAATGTTTTTTTAAAGCCAGTGCCTTTCGTGTAAAAGGCCCTCACGAAGAAGTCCGCATTCGGAAAGACAGTACCTGGGATGTACCCGAGCCTGAACTCACGCTGGTGGTTACCTCTTCAGGAAAGATCATCGGTTATACGATCGGAAATGATATGAGTAGCCGGAGTATTGAGGGAGAGAACCCCCTCTATCTTCCCCAGGCCAAGACCTATGATGGAAGCGCAGCGGTTGGACCTTGTATCTTACTGACTGAAGATCCATTGCCCACAGATACAACTATTTCCATGTCCATTTCCCGAAACGGAGAAGAAGTATTTAATGGACAAATCGGGATTGAAAAAATGAAGCGCACACCGGCAGAATTAGTATCTTATATTTATCGGGAGACCAGCTTCCCTCATGGTTGCCTGGTGATGACAGGCACGGGGATCGTACCCGACCATCCGTTTACGTTACAATCGGGCGATGTGGTAGCGATTTCAATAGAAGGGATAGGTGAGTTGGTGAATACGGTGGAGTGA
- a CDS encoding SMP-30/gluconolactonase/LRE family protein has product MNKLFYLLVSVLLSNCSEKPTHAYPTTGQLITYDPEFLTIIDTSLKAEILADSFDWSEGPLFLPEQGFLVFSDVPRNTIYKWTEAKGIEVYLTPSGYTDSTPSLCKEPGSNGLTLDPQGRLVLAQHGNRQVARMEAPLDKPLPTFTTLADKFNGKRLSSPNDCVFNSAGELFFTDPPYGLRTQDDSDSAKELPFNGVYKVKKKGEIVLLVDSITRPNGIAFLPGEQQLLVANSDPAKPYWYMFDIAGDSLTHGRIFFDPSVHEPGWNGLPDGFKVSKKGIVMASGPGGIYFFTAQGKKLGLLRLENSASNCALSADEKTLYITNDMYLLRIALK; this is encoded by the coding sequence ATGAATAAATTGTTCTATCTCCTGGTTTCAGTATTGCTTTCCAATTGCTCAGAAAAACCAACGCACGCCTACCCCACTACGGGTCAACTTATTACTTATGATCCGGAATTTTTAACCATTATCGACACCTCCCTCAAAGCTGAAATACTGGCTGATAGTTTTGACTGGAGCGAAGGCCCGCTCTTTCTTCCCGAACAAGGTTTTCTGGTATTTAGTGATGTTCCCCGGAACACCATCTATAAGTGGACAGAAGCAAAAGGAATTGAAGTGTACCTAACCCCAAGCGGATATACGGACTCCACTCCCAGTTTATGCAAAGAACCAGGAAGCAATGGTTTAACCCTTGACCCGCAAGGACGACTGGTATTGGCTCAGCATGGCAACCGCCAGGTAGCACGAATGGAAGCACCATTGGATAAACCCCTACCCACTTTCACCACGCTGGCGGATAAATTCAATGGCAAGCGTTTAAGCAGCCCGAATGATTGCGTCTTCAATTCCGCCGGTGAATTGTTTTTTACCGATCCTCCGTATGGATTGCGTACACAGGATGATTCAGACTCAGCCAAGGAGTTGCCCTTTAATGGAGTTTATAAAGTAAAAAAGAAAGGTGAAATTGTTTTACTGGTGGATTCGATCACACGCCCCAATGGGATCGCGTTTCTTCCGGGTGAGCAACAGTTATTGGTCGCCAACAGCGATCCTGCCAAACCTTATTGGTACATGTTTGATATAGCCGGCGACTCTCTCACGCATGGACGGATCTTTTTTGACCCATCTGTACATGAACCTGGATGGAATGGTTTGCCTGATGGTTTTAAAGTAAGCAAAAAAGGTATCGTCATGGCAAGCGGTCCGGGTGGCATTTATTTCTTTACGGCTCAAGGAAAAAAACTGGGATTGTTGCGACTTGAAAATTCAGCCAGCAATTGCGCGCTGAGTGCCGATGAGAAAACACTTTATATCACCAATGATATGTATCTTTTACGTATTGCCTTAAAATAG
- a CDS encoding dihydroxy-acid dehydratase, which translates to MSKRLRSHDWFGRKDKDGIIYRSWMKNQGMPTDHFDGRPVIGICNTFSELTPCNAHFRDHAESVKRGVLEAGGFPVEFPIMSLGETLLKPTAMLFRNLASMDAEESIRGNPIDGVVLLTGCDKTTPSTVMGAASVGLPTIVVPGGPMLNGRYKGQTIGSGTHVWKFDEDMKTGKMNQEEVEYAESCMSRSIGHCMTMGTASTMAVMVESLGLTLSGASAIPAADSRKKVMAQLSGRRIVEMVKENLTIDKILTREAFENAIITNAAVGGSSNFLIHLTAIAGRIGVDLSLDDFDRIGSKIPLLLNLMPSGTYLMEDFYYAGGLPVILHELREKLHKNVITVTGKNHHENIKGETTCYNPAVIASYDKPLIAEAGCVVVKGNLAENGAVIKPSAATPALMKHTGRAVVFESIEDYHQRIDDPNLDIDETCVMVLKYVGPVGYPGMPEVGNMALPKKLLEKGVRDMVRISDGRMSGTAYGTAVLHVSPESAIGGTLALVQNGDLIELDVPNRKLQLLVSEEELAKRRAAWTPPAPAATRGYVSMYVKHVMGADKGADLDFLQGSSGSAVTRDSH; encoded by the coding sequence ATGAGCAAAAGACTAAGAAGCCATGACTGGTTTGGCCGCAAAGACAAAGATGGGATCATCTATCGGAGCTGGATGAAGAACCAGGGCATGCCCACCGATCATTTTGATGGCCGACCTGTGATCGGCATCTGCAATACATTTAGTGAATTAACTCCCTGTAATGCACATTTTCGCGACCATGCAGAATCGGTAAAACGAGGAGTGCTGGAAGCCGGAGGCTTTCCTGTAGAATTTCCGATCATGAGCCTGGGGGAAACCTTACTCAAACCAACCGCCATGCTGTTTCGCAACCTGGCGAGCATGGATGCCGAGGAATCCATACGGGGTAACCCGATTGACGGCGTGGTGCTTCTGACGGGTTGTGATAAAACCACTCCCTCCACCGTCATGGGGGCAGCAAGTGTGGGATTGCCTACGATCGTAGTTCCGGGTGGTCCGATGCTCAATGGCCGGTACAAAGGACAGACGATTGGTAGCGGCACACATGTCTGGAAATTTGATGAAGACATGAAGACGGGAAAAATGAACCAGGAGGAAGTGGAATATGCGGAAAGCTGCATGAGCCGTAGCATTGGTCATTGTATGACAATGGGAACAGCAAGTACCATGGCCGTGATGGTCGAAAGCCTGGGGCTAACCCTGAGTGGGGCCTCCGCTATTCCGGCTGCTGACTCCAGAAAGAAAGTGATGGCCCAATTGAGCGGCCGTCGAATAGTGGAGATGGTGAAAGAAAACCTGACGATCGATAAAATTTTGACGCGTGAGGCTTTTGAAAACGCCATCATCACCAATGCCGCCGTGGGTGGATCTTCCAATTTCCTGATCCATTTAACGGCTATTGCGGGACGTATCGGTGTGGATCTTTCGCTGGATGATTTTGACCGGATCGGCAGCAAAATACCTCTGCTGCTTAACCTGATGCCATCTGGCACTTATTTAATGGAAGATTTCTATTATGCAGGCGGGCTGCCGGTGATTCTACATGAACTCCGGGAAAAACTACATAAAAATGTGATCACCGTAACCGGTAAAAATCATCACGAAAATATCAAAGGAGAAACGACATGTTATAATCCTGCCGTGATCGCCTCGTATGATAAACCACTGATCGCCGAAGCCGGCTGTGTAGTGGTAAAAGGTAACCTGGCAGAAAATGGGGCGGTAATCAAACCAAGCGCCGCTACCCCAGCGCTGATGAAACATACAGGCCGTGCCGTGGTGTTTGAAAGTATTGAAGACTACCACCAACGCATTGATGACCCCAACCTGGATATTGATGAAACCTGTGTGATGGTATTAAAATACGTAGGCCCGGTAGGTTATCCCGGAATGCCTGAGGTGGGTAATATGGCGCTGCCAAAAAAACTATTGGAAAAAGGCGTTCGTGATATGGTGCGTATCAGCGATGGACGCATGAGTGGTACGGCCTACGGCACAGCCGTATTGCATGTATCACCTGAAAGCGCTATCGGTGGTACACTGGCCCTGGTGCAAAACGGTGACCTGATCGAACTGGATGTCCCTAACCGTAAACTGCAGCTGCTGGTGTCCGAGGAAGAATTAGCAAAACGACGGGCAGCCTGGACACCGCCTGCACCTGCTGCGACAAGAGGCTATGTGAGTATGTATGTAAAGCACGTAATGGGAGCGGATAAAGGGGCGGACCTGGACTTTTTACAAGGAAGTAGCGGAAGTGCAGTTACGCGCGATTCGCACTAA